One window from the genome of Musa acuminata AAA Group cultivar baxijiao chromosome BXJ1-4, Cavendish_Baxijiao_AAA, whole genome shotgun sequence encodes:
- the LOC135644476 gene encoding V-type proton ATPase subunit C-like: MATRYWIASLPVHTSASAHWNRLRESISKNSFDTLLYRFNTPDLRVGTLDSLLALSDDLVKSNAFIEGVTHKIRRQIEELEKASGFEAGALTVDGVPVDSYLTRFDWDEGKYPTMSPLREIVDSIHVQVAKIEDDMKVRAAEYSNIRSQLNAINRKQSGSLAVRDLSNLVNPEDIVASEHLVTLLAVVPKYSQKDWLSSYETLTTFVVPRSAKKLHEDNEYSLYTVTLFRKVADNFRNNAREKGFQIREFEYSPEAQESRKQEFEKLIQDQESKRRSLLQWCYASYGEVFSSWMHFCAVRVFAESILRYGLPPQFLAVVLAPSVKSEKKVRGILEELCGNVNSSYWKSEDEVGLAGIGGEAEAHPYVSFTINLV, translated from the exons ATGGCGACGAGGTATTGGATCGCCTCGCTCCCCGTCCACACTTCCGCCTCTGCTCACTGGAACCGCCTCCGCGAATCCATCTCCAAGAACTCCTTCGACACCCTGCTCTATCGT TTTAACACGCCGGATCTGCGGGTCGGAACCCTAGATTCTCTGCTTGCCCTCAGTGATGACCTCGTCAAG TCGAATGCTTTTATAGAGGGAGTGACGCATAAGATCCGACGCCAGATCGAGGAGCTGGAGAAGGCGTCCGGTTTCGAGGCTGGTGCTTTGACCGTGGATGGGGTTCCCGTCGATTCCTATCTCACGAG GTTTGACTGGGATGAAGGCAAGTATCCCACAATGTCGCCTCTGAGGGAGATCGTTGACAGCATTCATGTCCAAGTAGCTAAAATCGAGGATGACATGAAG GTTCGTGCTGCAGAGTACAGCAATATCCGTAGTCAGCTTAATGCAATAAACAGAAAGCAAAGTGGAAG CTTAGCAGTTCGTGACCTTTCCAATTTGGTAAATCCAGAAGATATTGTAGCATCAGAACATCTGGTGACACTTCTAGCTGTAGTTCCAAAGTACTCTCAGAAGGACTGGCTTTCTAGCTATGAAACTCTGACTACATTTGTG GTTCCTAGGTCAGCAAAGAAGTTGCATGAGGATAATGAGTATTCTCTTTATACTGTGACTCTCTTTCGAAAGGTTGCTGACAACTTTCGCAATAATGCACGTGAAAAAGGATTTCAG ATTCGGGAATTTGAGTATAGTCCAGAAGCACAAGAAAGTAGGAAACAAGAGTTTGAAAAACTAATACAGGATCAGGAGAGCAAGAGGAGATCCCTTTTACAATGGTGCTATGCCAGTTATGGAGAG GTTTTCAGTTCCTGGATGCATTTCTGTGCTGTACGGGTCTTTGCAGAGAGCATTCTCAGATATGGGTTGCCACCACAGTTTCTG GCTGTAGTATTGGCACCTTCGGTGAAAAGTGAGAAGAAAGTTCGTGGTATTCTGGAAGAGCTATGTGGAAATGTTAACAG TTCCTATTGGAAATCTGAAGATGAAGTTGGCTTGGCTGGTATAGGTGGTGAAGCTGAGGCTCATCCCTATGTCTCCTTCACTATCAATCTTGTCTGA
- the LOC135672378 gene encoding protein CHUP1, chloroplastic-like isoform X2, producing MKGLLEIGMEDGRLLLLKLGVALVVPIAGYLVSHLNFQTSADTGNDESATGRRSIDAAPIGCGRNLKDGLLILQNEEAIVNVVHGTSAAPATITAVTNNFTEQSPENLVDEDGLLLQEVKQEPERAGPRNSTGDKFEGKKVKTDAEIMYLRDLVQSLCDRIRSLDIQMLEYYGSKEQDAAIRELEGELKLNSVKASRLSLKIESLKDENRRLKIQASEYRKIAPELDSARVIINHLKRRMGSGHVQAREEIAFLEQKIRKLNDVEHKDSQEDVDLQNKLKRLKELEDEADELGKENSILSQENMELAQRLAYAETSISTLEEPQAEVMEEVHQLGEANDNLEKEIEQLQADRCADVEELVYLRWLNACLRYELRQHQPPSEEIVCRGSKQVLEPNVRGESQAAHT from the exons ATGAAGGGGCTGTTGGAGATAGGAATGGAGGACGGGAGACTTCTGCTCCTCAAACTTGGCGTGGCTCTGGTAGTGCCCATCGCCGGATACCTCGTCTCCCATCTCAACTTCCAGACCTCAGCCGATACTG GAAATGATGAGTCTGCAACTGGCCGTAGATCTATAGATGCTGCACCTATTGGTTGTGGAAGAAACCTCAAAGATGGGCTCCTCATTCTACAAAAT GAAGAAGCTATAGTGAACGTCGTCCATGGAACTTCCGCTGCTCCTGCCACTATAACAGCAGTGACCAACAACTTCACAGAGCAGTCTCCTGAAAATTTAGTGGATGAAGACGGACTCCTCTTGCAGGAAGTCAAGCAGGAACCTGAGCGTGCGGGGCCGAGGAACTCCACTGGTGACAAGTTTGAGGGCAAGAAGGTGAAAACGGACGCAGAGATCATGTACCTTCGCGACCTGGTGCAGTCCCTCTGCGACAGGATTAGGAGCCTTGATATCCAAATGCTCGAGTATTATGGATCGAAGGAGCAAGATGCTGCCATTCGAGAGCTCGAAGGGGAGTTGAAGTTGAACTCAGTGAAGGCTAGCCGTTTATCCCTGAAGATCGAGTCCTTGAAGGATGAGAACCGGAGGCTCAAAATTCAGGCATCAGAGTACCGGAAAATAGCGCCGGAGCTCGATTCTGCAAGGGTGATAATAAACCATCTCAAGAGGAGGATGGGATCCGGCCATGTGCAGGCAAGAGAAGAGATAGCGTTCCTCGAGCAAAAGATCAGGAAGCTGAACGATGTGGAGCACAAGGATAGCCAAGAGGACGTGGATCTCCAAAACAAGTTGAAGAGACTGAAGGAGTTAGAAGACGAGGCTGATGAACTCGGAAAGGAGAACTCGATCCTGTCGCAGGAAAACATGGAGTTGGCACAAAGGTTGGCGTACGCAGAGACGTCCATCTCCACTCTCGAGGAGCCTCAG GCAGAAGTCATGGAGGAAGTCCACCAGCTGGGAGAAGCCAATGACAATTTGGAGAAGGAAATCGAGCAGCTTCAAGCAGATCGCTGCGCAGATGTCGAGGAGCTCGTGTATCTCCGGTGGCTCAATGCCTGCCTAAGGTATGAGCTGAGACAGCATCAACCCCCCTCTGAGGAAATCGTTTGCCGAGGATCTAAGCAAGTGTTGGAGCCCAACGTCAGAGGAGAAAGCCAAGCAGCTCATACTTGA
- the LOC135672378 gene encoding protein CHUP1, chloroplastic-like isoform X1, whose product MKGLLEIGMEDGRLLLLKLGVALVVPIAGYLVSHLNFQTSADTVGNDESATGRRSIDAAPIGCGRNLKDGLLILQNEEAIVNVVHGTSAAPATITAVTNNFTEQSPENLVDEDGLLLQEVKQEPERAGPRNSTGDKFEGKKVKTDAEIMYLRDLVQSLCDRIRSLDIQMLEYYGSKEQDAAIRELEGELKLNSVKASRLSLKIESLKDENRRLKIQASEYRKIAPELDSARVIINHLKRRMGSGHVQAREEIAFLEQKIRKLNDVEHKDSQEDVDLQNKLKRLKELEDEADELGKENSILSQENMELAQRLAYAETSISTLEEPQAEVMEEVHQLGEANDNLEKEIEQLQADRCADVEELVYLRWLNACLRYELRQHQPPSEEIVCRGSKQVLEPNVRGESQAAHT is encoded by the exons ATGAAGGGGCTGTTGGAGATAGGAATGGAGGACGGGAGACTTCTGCTCCTCAAACTTGGCGTGGCTCTGGTAGTGCCCATCGCCGGATACCTCGTCTCCCATCTCAACTTCCAGACCTCAGCCGATACTG TAGGAAATGATGAGTCTGCAACTGGCCGTAGATCTATAGATGCTGCACCTATTGGTTGTGGAAGAAACCTCAAAGATGGGCTCCTCATTCTACAAAAT GAAGAAGCTATAGTGAACGTCGTCCATGGAACTTCCGCTGCTCCTGCCACTATAACAGCAGTGACCAACAACTTCACAGAGCAGTCTCCTGAAAATTTAGTGGATGAAGACGGACTCCTCTTGCAGGAAGTCAAGCAGGAACCTGAGCGTGCGGGGCCGAGGAACTCCACTGGTGACAAGTTTGAGGGCAAGAAGGTGAAAACGGACGCAGAGATCATGTACCTTCGCGACCTGGTGCAGTCCCTCTGCGACAGGATTAGGAGCCTTGATATCCAAATGCTCGAGTATTATGGATCGAAGGAGCAAGATGCTGCCATTCGAGAGCTCGAAGGGGAGTTGAAGTTGAACTCAGTGAAGGCTAGCCGTTTATCCCTGAAGATCGAGTCCTTGAAGGATGAGAACCGGAGGCTCAAAATTCAGGCATCAGAGTACCGGAAAATAGCGCCGGAGCTCGATTCTGCAAGGGTGATAATAAACCATCTCAAGAGGAGGATGGGATCCGGCCATGTGCAGGCAAGAGAAGAGATAGCGTTCCTCGAGCAAAAGATCAGGAAGCTGAACGATGTGGAGCACAAGGATAGCCAAGAGGACGTGGATCTCCAAAACAAGTTGAAGAGACTGAAGGAGTTAGAAGACGAGGCTGATGAACTCGGAAAGGAGAACTCGATCCTGTCGCAGGAAAACATGGAGTTGGCACAAAGGTTGGCGTACGCAGAGACGTCCATCTCCACTCTCGAGGAGCCTCAG GCAGAAGTCATGGAGGAAGTCCACCAGCTGGGAGAAGCCAATGACAATTTGGAGAAGGAAATCGAGCAGCTTCAAGCAGATCGCTGCGCAGATGTCGAGGAGCTCGTGTATCTCCGGTGGCTCAATGCCTGCCTAAGGTATGAGCTGAGACAGCATCAACCCCCCTCTGAGGAAATCGTTTGCCGAGGATCTAAGCAAGTGTTGGAGCCCAACGTCAGAGGAGAAAGCCAAGCAGCTCATACTTGA
- the LOC135672378 gene encoding protein CHUP1, chloroplastic-like isoform X3, protein MKGLLEIGMEDGRLLLLKLGVALVVPIAGYLVSHLNFQTSADTVGNDESATGRRSIDAAPIGCGRNLKDGLLILQNEVKQEPERAGPRNSTGDKFEGKKVKTDAEIMYLRDLVQSLCDRIRSLDIQMLEYYGSKEQDAAIRELEGELKLNSVKASRLSLKIESLKDENRRLKIQASEYRKIAPELDSARVIINHLKRRMGSGHVQAREEIAFLEQKIRKLNDVEHKDSQEDVDLQNKLKRLKELEDEADELGKENSILSQENMELAQRLAYAETSISTLEEPQAEVMEEVHQLGEANDNLEKEIEQLQADRCADVEELVYLRWLNACLRYELRQHQPPSEEIVCRGSKQVLEPNVRGESQAAHT, encoded by the exons ATGAAGGGGCTGTTGGAGATAGGAATGGAGGACGGGAGACTTCTGCTCCTCAAACTTGGCGTGGCTCTGGTAGTGCCCATCGCCGGATACCTCGTCTCCCATCTCAACTTCCAGACCTCAGCCGATACTG TAGGAAATGATGAGTCTGCAACTGGCCGTAGATCTATAGATGCTGCACCTATTGGTTGTGGAAGAAACCTCAAAGATGGGCTCCTCATTCTACAAAAT GAAGTCAAGCAGGAACCTGAGCGTGCGGGGCCGAGGAACTCCACTGGTGACAAGTTTGAGGGCAAGAAGGTGAAAACGGACGCAGAGATCATGTACCTTCGCGACCTGGTGCAGTCCCTCTGCGACAGGATTAGGAGCCTTGATATCCAAATGCTCGAGTATTATGGATCGAAGGAGCAAGATGCTGCCATTCGAGAGCTCGAAGGGGAGTTGAAGTTGAACTCAGTGAAGGCTAGCCGTTTATCCCTGAAGATCGAGTCCTTGAAGGATGAGAACCGGAGGCTCAAAATTCAGGCATCAGAGTACCGGAAAATAGCGCCGGAGCTCGATTCTGCAAGGGTGATAATAAACCATCTCAAGAGGAGGATGGGATCCGGCCATGTGCAGGCAAGAGAAGAGATAGCGTTCCTCGAGCAAAAGATCAGGAAGCTGAACGATGTGGAGCACAAGGATAGCCAAGAGGACGTGGATCTCCAAAACAAGTTGAAGAGACTGAAGGAGTTAGAAGACGAGGCTGATGAACTCGGAAAGGAGAACTCGATCCTGTCGCAGGAAAACATGGAGTTGGCACAAAGGTTGGCGTACGCAGAGACGTCCATCTCCACTCTCGAGGAGCCTCAG GCAGAAGTCATGGAGGAAGTCCACCAGCTGGGAGAAGCCAATGACAATTTGGAGAAGGAAATCGAGCAGCTTCAAGCAGATCGCTGCGCAGATGTCGAGGAGCTCGTGTATCTCCGGTGGCTCAATGCCTGCCTAAGGTATGAGCTGAGACAGCATCAACCCCCCTCTGAGGAAATCGTTTGCCGAGGATCTAAGCAAGTGTTGGAGCCCAACGTCAGAGGAGAAAGCCAAGCAGCTCATACTTGA
- the LOC135672378 gene encoding protein CHUP1, chloroplastic-like isoform X4 gives MKGLLEIGMEDGRLLLLKLGVALVVPIAGYLVSHLNFQTSADTGNDESATGRRSIDAAPIGCGRNLKDGLLILQNEVKQEPERAGPRNSTGDKFEGKKVKTDAEIMYLRDLVQSLCDRIRSLDIQMLEYYGSKEQDAAIRELEGELKLNSVKASRLSLKIESLKDENRRLKIQASEYRKIAPELDSARVIINHLKRRMGSGHVQAREEIAFLEQKIRKLNDVEHKDSQEDVDLQNKLKRLKELEDEADELGKENSILSQENMELAQRLAYAETSISTLEEPQAEVMEEVHQLGEANDNLEKEIEQLQADRCADVEELVYLRWLNACLRYELRQHQPPSEEIVCRGSKQVLEPNVRGESQAAHT, from the exons ATGAAGGGGCTGTTGGAGATAGGAATGGAGGACGGGAGACTTCTGCTCCTCAAACTTGGCGTGGCTCTGGTAGTGCCCATCGCCGGATACCTCGTCTCCCATCTCAACTTCCAGACCTCAGCCGATACTG GAAATGATGAGTCTGCAACTGGCCGTAGATCTATAGATGCTGCACCTATTGGTTGTGGAAGAAACCTCAAAGATGGGCTCCTCATTCTACAAAAT GAAGTCAAGCAGGAACCTGAGCGTGCGGGGCCGAGGAACTCCACTGGTGACAAGTTTGAGGGCAAGAAGGTGAAAACGGACGCAGAGATCATGTACCTTCGCGACCTGGTGCAGTCCCTCTGCGACAGGATTAGGAGCCTTGATATCCAAATGCTCGAGTATTATGGATCGAAGGAGCAAGATGCTGCCATTCGAGAGCTCGAAGGGGAGTTGAAGTTGAACTCAGTGAAGGCTAGCCGTTTATCCCTGAAGATCGAGTCCTTGAAGGATGAGAACCGGAGGCTCAAAATTCAGGCATCAGAGTACCGGAAAATAGCGCCGGAGCTCGATTCTGCAAGGGTGATAATAAACCATCTCAAGAGGAGGATGGGATCCGGCCATGTGCAGGCAAGAGAAGAGATAGCGTTCCTCGAGCAAAAGATCAGGAAGCTGAACGATGTGGAGCACAAGGATAGCCAAGAGGACGTGGATCTCCAAAACAAGTTGAAGAGACTGAAGGAGTTAGAAGACGAGGCTGATGAACTCGGAAAGGAGAACTCGATCCTGTCGCAGGAAAACATGGAGTTGGCACAAAGGTTGGCGTACGCAGAGACGTCCATCTCCACTCTCGAGGAGCCTCAG GCAGAAGTCATGGAGGAAGTCCACCAGCTGGGAGAAGCCAATGACAATTTGGAGAAGGAAATCGAGCAGCTTCAAGCAGATCGCTGCGCAGATGTCGAGGAGCTCGTGTATCTCCGGTGGCTCAATGCCTGCCTAAGGTATGAGCTGAGACAGCATCAACCCCCCTCTGAGGAAATCGTTTGCCGAGGATCTAAGCAAGTGTTGGAGCCCAACGTCAGAGGAGAAAGCCAAGCAGCTCATACTTGA
- the LOC135672378 gene encoding uncharacterized protein LOC135672378 isoform X5: protein MKGLLEIGMEDGRLLLLKLGVALVVPIAGYLVSHLNFQTSADTVGNDESATGRRSIDAAPIGCGRNLKDGLLILQNEEAIVNVVHGTSAAPATITAVTNNFTEQSPENLVDEDGLLLQEVKQEPERAGPRNSTGDKFEGKKVKTDAEIMYLRDLVQSLCDRIRSLDIQMLEYYGSKEQDAAIRELEGELKLNSVKASRLSLKIESLKDENRRLKIQASEYRKIAPELDSARVIINHLKRRMGSGHVQAREEIAFLEQKIRKLNDVEHKDSQEDVDLQNKLKRLKELEDEADELGKENSILSQENMELAQRLAYAETSISTLEEPQLCYAGRSHGGSPPAGRSQ from the exons ATGAAGGGGCTGTTGGAGATAGGAATGGAGGACGGGAGACTTCTGCTCCTCAAACTTGGCGTGGCTCTGGTAGTGCCCATCGCCGGATACCTCGTCTCCCATCTCAACTTCCAGACCTCAGCCGATACTG TAGGAAATGATGAGTCTGCAACTGGCCGTAGATCTATAGATGCTGCACCTATTGGTTGTGGAAGAAACCTCAAAGATGGGCTCCTCATTCTACAAAAT GAAGAAGCTATAGTGAACGTCGTCCATGGAACTTCCGCTGCTCCTGCCACTATAACAGCAGTGACCAACAACTTCACAGAGCAGTCTCCTGAAAATTTAGTGGATGAAGACGGACTCCTCTTGCAGGAAGTCAAGCAGGAACCTGAGCGTGCGGGGCCGAGGAACTCCACTGGTGACAAGTTTGAGGGCAAGAAGGTGAAAACGGACGCAGAGATCATGTACCTTCGCGACCTGGTGCAGTCCCTCTGCGACAGGATTAGGAGCCTTGATATCCAAATGCTCGAGTATTATGGATCGAAGGAGCAAGATGCTGCCATTCGAGAGCTCGAAGGGGAGTTGAAGTTGAACTCAGTGAAGGCTAGCCGTTTATCCCTGAAGATCGAGTCCTTGAAGGATGAGAACCGGAGGCTCAAAATTCAGGCATCAGAGTACCGGAAAATAGCGCCGGAGCTCGATTCTGCAAGGGTGATAATAAACCATCTCAAGAGGAGGATGGGATCCGGCCATGTGCAGGCAAGAGAAGAGATAGCGTTCCTCGAGCAAAAGATCAGGAAGCTGAACGATGTGGAGCACAAGGATAGCCAAGAGGACGTGGATCTCCAAAACAAGTTGAAGAGACTGAAGGAGTTAGAAGACGAGGCTGATGAACTCGGAAAGGAGAACTCGATCCTGTCGCAGGAAAACATGGAGTTGGCACAAAGGTTGGCGTACGCAGAGACGTCCATCTCCACTCTCGAGGAGCCTCAG TTATGTTATGCAGGCAGAAGTCATGGAGGAAGTCCACCAGCTGGGAGAAGCCAATGA
- the LOC135644483 gene encoding KRR1 small subunit processome component-like, with the protein MAEEASIDRDGVGGEGPSTAKGKKHKGKHDKPKPWDEDPNIDRWKIEKFDPSWNEGGMLEVSSFSTLFPQYREKYLQEVWPMVKSALKEHGVSCELNLVEGSMTVSTTRKTRDPFVIIKARDLIKLLSRSVPAPQAIKILNDEMQCDIIKIGNLIRNKERFVKRRERLLGPNLSTLKAIEILTGCYVLVQGNTVSAMGSFKGLKQVRRIVEDCIQNQLHPVYHIKTLLMKRELAKNPALANENWDRFLPKFKKKNVKQRKVKAKEKKPYTPFPPPQQPSKIDLQLESGEYFLSDKKKSARKWQEKQEKQTEKAAENKRKREAAFIPPKEPSSHLTDSNNSDKNTSDLAAMTKSLKDKAKGLKKLKAHDNVRAESYIADAESSRRKKKHRSSSKTE; encoded by the exons ATGGCGGAGGAGGCTTCCATTGATCGGGATGGCGTCGGAGGAGAAGGACCCTCCACGGCCAAGGGCAAAAAGCACAAGGGGAAGCACGACAAGCCCAAGCCGTGGGACGAGGACCCTAATATCGACCGCTGGAAGATCGAGAAGTTCGACCCCTCCTGGAACGAGGGCGGGATGCTCGAAGTCAGCTCCTTCTCCACCCTCTTCCCTCAGTACAGAG AAAAGTACTTGCAGGAAGTATGGCCTATGGTGAAAAGTGCACTAAAAGAACATGGCGTCTCATGTGAACTTAATTTG GTTGAGGGATCTATGACTGTCTCAACTACTCGAAAAACTAGAGATCCATTCGTGATTATCAAAGCTAGGGATCTGATAAAGCTTCTTTCACGTAGTGTTCCTGCACCTCAG GCAATCAAGATCCTTAATGATGAGATGCAGTGTGATATTATTAAGATTGGGAATCTCATACGCAACAAG GAACGATTTGTGAAGCGGAGAGAACGCCTTTTAGGACCCAATCTGTCTACTCTGAAG GCCATTGAGATCTTGACGGGGTGCTATGTGCTAGTGCAG GGAAACACAGTTTCAGCCATGGGTTCATTTAAGGGTCTGAAACAAGTCCGAAGAATAGTGGAAGATTGTATCCAAAATCAGCTGCATCCTGTTTACCATATCAAG ACCCTTCTGATGAAGCGAGAACTTGCCAAAAATCCAGCATTAGCCAATGAGAACTGGGATAGGTTCCttccaaaatttaaaaa GAAGAATGTTAAGCAAAGGAAAGTGAAGGCCAAGGAGAAGAAACCTTATACCCCGTTTCCTCCACCTCAACAACCAAGCAAG ATTGATCTTCAATTAGAAAGTGGTGAGTATTTCTTGAGTGATAAAAAGAAATCAGCAAGGAAGTGGCAAGAGAAGCAGGAAAAACAGACAGAAAAAGCAGCTGAAAACAAGAGAAAACGAGAGGCTGCTTTCATTCCACCAAAG GAACCGTCCTCTCATTTGACTGATTCTAATAATTCTGACAAGAACACGAGTGATCTGGCTGCCATGACAAAGTCCTTGAAG GACAAGGCTAAGGGCTTAAAAAAGCTTAAAGCACATGACAACGTCAGAGCTGAATCATATATTGCAGATGCTGAAAGTTCACGTCGGAAGAAGAAGCACAGGTCGTCGTCCAAGACTGAATGA
- the LOC103981622 gene encoding formin-like protein 20 yields the protein MGRERDESSSSSGIPPWGLLVLLAIFILLFLPSFLSASFRGFRPTAIKSGWDTVNFVLVLFAILCGVLGRWNAGDDADSTPSASSPNQWFTNQAAQVSYPDPAAADHAAGIRRMRNSSSYPDLRQEAAWGGPSVAEGWRCYDDIQLYRRKPDSRGWERHSFREQEAKTIPVDTFVIRRSPSPGLRSPPSPPPLAAAQRLPRRRSMHKLPESVAEKDAIFESGKPQPQSPPPTAQTRHRLRRGRSLEKLPAREVERDTNHETRHRRRRSLEDLPNWEVEQDWSLGPQRSNRPPRAPPPPPPPLPPPPSHEKNSHKKKNGGGAKDIAAAIASFYQKKKKKGSKTKRNHSDISLYFETSSSPPPPPPPPPPPSSSVFHSLFSHKKSKNRRIHSLSASPPPPPPPPPPPLSSTRRSKKQTSSPPSPPPPPPTRRSEKQVLLPPPPPPPAPRGNLYKKKATCNHSDFPFPPPSPLNPPPSPPPPPPAAASVSQEEVAKSKSKRFGGANATVGERGAVEGTAVFCPSPDVNNKADLFIARFRAGLKLEKLNSIREKHQQQEQQQQEEEFMVIGSLFDDDDDDDCLISS from the coding sequence ATGGGAAGAGAAAGAGAtgagtcttcttcctcctctgggATTCCGCCATGGGGTTTGCTAGTGTTGCTCGCCATCTTCATTCTTCTCTTCCTGCCTTCCTTCCTCTCTGCCTCGTTTCGTGGCTTCCGACCGACGGCCATCAAGAGCGGTTGGGATACCGTCAACTTCGTCCTCGTCCTCTTCGCCATCCTGTGCGGCGTCCTCGGCCGCTGGAATGCCGGTGATGATGCCGACAGTACCCCCTCTGCCTCCTCCCCTAACCAGTGGTTCACCAACCAAGCGGCCCAGGTGAGCTACCCTGATCCCGCTGCGGCGGACCATGCGGCGGGGATTCGTCGGATGAGGAACAGCAGCTCCTACCCGGACCTGAGGCAGGAGGCGGCGTGGGGCGGCCCCTCGGTCGCTGAAGGGTGGCGGTGCTACGATGACATCCAGCTTTATCGTCGGAAGCCGGACTCGCGCGGTTGGGAAAGGCATAGCTTCCGGGAGCAGGAGGCCAAGACCATTCCGGTGGATACGTTTGTTATCCGGCGGAGCCCTTCGCCGGGATTGAGATCTCCGCCGAGTCCGCCGCCGCTGGCTGCGGCACAGCGGCTGCCGAGGAGGAGGAGCATGCACAAGCTTCCGGAGAGTGTGGCAGAAAAAGATGCGATCTTTGAATCCGGAAAGCCCCAGCCGCAGTCTCCGCCGCCGACAGCGCAAACGCGGCATCGGCTTCGGAGAGGCAGGAGCCTCGAGAAGCTTCCGGCGAGGGAGGTGGAGCGAGACACGAACCATGAAACGCGGCATCGGAGAAGGAGGTCCCTCGAGGATCTTCCGAATTGGGAGGTGGAGCAAGATTGGAGCTTGGGACCACAGAGGTCCAACCGGCCACCTCGGGCGCCTCCACCACCCCCGCCACCGCTGCCGCCTCCACCTTCTCACGAGAAGAATAGCCATAAAAAGAAGAACGGAGGAGGAGCAAAGGACATCGCCGCCGCTATCGCTTCATTctaccagaagaagaagaagaaagggagcAAGACAAAGAGGAACCATAGCGACATTTCGCTTTACTTCGAGACTTCCTCTTCTCcgccacctccgccgccgccgccgccacctccgtCTTCTTCTGTCTTTCACAGTCTTTTTTCTCACAAGAAAAGCAAGAACCGAAGGATCCACTCCCTCTCGGcatctcctccgcctcctcctcctccgccaccaccACCCCTTTCTTCAACCCGACGTTCCAAGAAACAAACCTCTTCACCTCCCTCGCCACCACCTCCTCCACCAACCCGACGATCCGAAAAGCAAGTGTTATTGCCTCCCCCACCGCCTCCTCCTGCTCCACGGGGTAACCTCTACAAAAAGAAAGCAACATGCAACCATTCTGACTTCCCATTCCCTCCTCCATCTCCCTTAaatccaccaccgtcgccaccgccaccgccgccggctGCGGCATCTGTTTCTCAAGAGGAGGTGGCAAAGAGCAAAAGCAAGAGATTCGGAGGAGCCAACGCGACCGTCGGGGAAAGAGGAGCGGTGGAGGGGACGGCGGTGTTCTGCCCGAGCCCCGACGTCAACAACAAGGCGGACCTTTTCATTGCCCGATTCCGCGCGGGTCTGAAGCTCGAGAAGCTGAACTCCATCCGGGAGAAGCACCAGCAGCAGGAGCAGCAACAGCAAGAAGAGGAGTTCATGGTGATCGGAAGCCtcttcgatgatgatgatgatgatgattgcctCATCTCAAGCTAA